Below is a window of Plutella xylostella chromosome 15, ilPluXylo3.1, whole genome shotgun sequence DNA.
taaactCGAGTGCTCTTGTCtcgtacctacattaaaaacaaaacatagcTACATACCTACATCGGTATCTATTTCTCGCAGGAGTGCCTGGAGGAGAACGGCGGGTGGCTGTGCGGCGCGCCGGCGGCCGCGTCCCCGTGCGCGTCGTCGCCGTGCCACAACGGCAGCTGCGTCGCGTCGCGCGCCGGCCTGTTCAAGTGCGTGTGTCCGCCGGGGTACACGGGTGAGACACTTGCAGACTACTGCACTACGATAGTAGTGGTTAAAGTATAAAACCAGCAGATATCCAATAATTTCTTTCAACGAGACAAACTGACCACAATTTACGGCGGAAAGATCATAATCATTCCTTCGATTTAGGGTGTCATTCAGGTGTATAGGAAATAGAAACCATTTTGGTACAttctaattaattatgtattgtaGAGATTACATTTACTTACCACTATCACTACTTGTAACATAGTTATCATCTATAAATACTTTTCCTAGCATATAGGCGGGGGTGTCGCGTATTCTTTTGCCTTTTAAATTGATCGCGAACGGCAGCAGCGAGGGATGCCGCAAGTGTATGCCGCGGGCCTCGGGCGTCCACGCGAGCACCTTGCACGTGGAGCCCTGCTTGGCCGTCACCGACACCCAGCCTATGGACGACAGCACCACGTCCCCGCAACAAGTCTTCGGTCCTTCTCCGCTGAACTCCAGCGCTTCCTCACGTCTCTGCAGCCCGGGCCAGCTGGCCAGCCGCTCTGCTCCACCAATGGGAGCGCCGAACAGCTCTGTTCCTACAAACTCGTCGTAGATCTCGTCGGCGTCCTCAGTCCTGGTGACGGTGATCGGCAGCGCGTCTGAGCAGTATATTGTGAACCTGCACGGCTCCTCGCATTCGAGGAAGTCTATGCGAGCCAGGCCCCCGATGAACAGCGTGGAGCCCGGGAACAAGTAGTATGTCTGCGGTCGGATCAGCTTCTTGGGAATAGTGACGAGCAGCTCCTCCGTGGTGAGCAGTGACAGCACCTGGTCGGGGTGGATGACCCCGGGGGTGTCGAACAACCATTTGCTTTTGGCAAACATCTCATCCCTCTCATTGAAACCTAGTCTTTTACGCTTTTCCTGAGTGTTGTAGTCTTCGTTGAAATCCCGGGGGTCGCTGAAGGTCCTGCCGATGTGGCCTATGAGAGTTGGTAATTCTGGCGTGCTAGTGCCTTCTACCTGTTCCCTTCGTATCTGATTCTCGATCTTCATGAGCTTGGAGTCTGCGCGGAGCCGGCGCGTGCGCTCGTGGATCTTCCAGCCGGAGGGGCGGTTGATGGGGAACTTGAGCAGGTTGAGCGTGGTGCCGGGCCAGCGCGACACCGTGGCGCGCCGCAccagcgccgccgcctgcaCCTTGCAGTAGTCGGACTGCAGCAGCGCGTTGAACAGCGAGCTCTTGCCCACGTTGGTGCAGCCCACGAGGTGCACGTCCCCGCGTGCTAGCCACAGCTGGAACATGGCGGACACGAGGCTCTCCACGCCGTACCCGGTCTTGGCGGAGATCAGCGCCACATGCTTGATGTTGGCCTCGCCCAGCTTGGTCTTCTTCAGTTCGGAGACCAGCGATTGTCGCACGCGCTTCAGGTAGCCGATGCTGTCGCCTGGCAGGAGGTCCACCTGTAATGTAATAATTTGTTAATTATAAGAATCCTGGTGATCATttgtattttacatttatatcAAAAGTACAAAGTGagttttttgtttcataattGGGAAAATTACCTTATTGCCCACAACAATGATAGGTCTCTTGGTGCCAATGATGTCCACGATGCCAGGCCAGATGGAGCATGGGTAGTCCAATAGATCTACCATCAATATCACCAGGGATCTCACATGcctaaaaaagataaaaaaatattcttattgGTTCTGCTTTTTACACATTTTCAGGTTTTAAAGGCATAGATTATTTTTCATTCCACAGCCCAGTGGCTATTATAATTACCAGCAGGATATTATAGTCACTATGGTAcatactagtgatgtaacgaatgtgtgtttttggacattcgcgaatgcgaatatctgatatcgacattcgcgaatgcgaatgcgaatgcgaatattcagtttgtgttaaaatttggGGCCATTTGCATGGTTTGGTGACTATCTAGTACTGGACGAGGTACATTCCGTTCAAGacgcattccgaatcagactagCCAATAATTGTCGCAGTTTTTGTTAAAGTACACTTTAGTTAGCCCCGTAACTGTTACGACACATTGCGACTATGTGCTTTTTCTGGGGACGacttacacgaaacatttaaaatatttaaatctatggctgtcttgctctgacacttcagggttattggtaaagtagacctgatcctttcaagaggtgatagaggaagacattttcagtcgattgaaccctataatgcattgtccgaaacttaaccatttgtaacatattgaatatgtaagtttttttatgtttttcaaaaaatttaagcttaaaactgaaaataaaaagaaactatttcaataatttttttggttgtttgcCATAAATAAGTGACACctaaaattaactaattaaaaaaatcaaatgcgcattaattgacttaaattagacacaatacctcaaaatagttaaacatttaaaaaaatattcaaaacgtaaaaacaaataagttaaattaaaaaagaatgtcatatgacaattttttgtgcacttcagcttaaaaacattgtcaacttataagctttcaaataagatatttcaatatcaaaacgatttaggtatcactaagatatggccaaaacaaccagagaaatcggagaaaactcaatagaggtttccatactaaagtcaacagactgaaaacaatcacactttttacctttaaattgggctaatattgttagttttcctattgaattttgtccgcctgtgctggttgttttggccatatgtTAACCTTAGGCCTTtttcagtcgattgaaccctataggGTTTATTTTCCtgtatcacctcctgaaaggatcaggtctacttgcaaataaccctgtatactgtcaaaatacgcttttttattatgtttaggtcttatgaaactattaactataatatgttaagtttcatttcccaaagtaaataaataataccaaatgataaagtaagactGGAAATGTGATTAACAGGGTAACTTGTGATAAAAAGGTTATAGACGAAtggatttagattttgttaacctatctaccattattttcaaatagttttttaataagtactgataGTTATTCGCAAAaattcgcacaaaattttgcgaatgcgaatatccaaaaaaatgcgaatattcgcgaatgcgaatgcgaatattcgttacatcactagtacatacttatttacttaataaataaatcaccTTATAGACTGCAGTAATTTTTCATATTCCTCTGGCTGCACATTTACATCCAAAGCTATATTGTACTCTTTGAGGAAATGACAGCGCTGACACTCCACGGAGCTCTGCTCCTCGAGACTGCAGTTCTTCAATATCTCACTGGGCAAGTAGCCGGGGATGGCGGGGTCACTGCAGTGCAGCAGGGCCCCGCAGCCCCCACACGGCACCCCCGTCACCCCCGACGAGGGGTCGGCCGTCCCATACTGCTTGCTCATTTCATAGTCTAGTGTCGCCTCATCTTCATCCTCCTCGAGTTTAGTATCATCAAATTGTTCATAGTTGGTCATCCATTGATTTAGTCTGGAGCGATCAAATTCAGTTTGCTCTACACCTGTGGCTTGTTTTTGTGGCTTCTCTGGAGGTTTGTCATCAGTGTCGGCATCCTCAATGGGTGTGGTACTAGCAAAGGGCAGTTGGAATGCCTTCTCCGGGGTTGGAGGTTCCACCTCATCTTCCTTCAGCAGGCGCTCCTGGTCCACGAGGTAGCGCAGCGCCACCGGCAGCGGCGGCAGGCTCTTCTCGTAATACTCTCTCGCCTGCTTCTTTCGAGCTGCGTCTATAGTTTTTTGGTAGTATTTGAAGTATCCGGTGTGTAGCTTTTCACTTTCCAAGTGCGAGTTCCAAGTGATTTTGTCTTTATGTTTTGCGAAGAGCGTCTGAAAATCCTTcgttttactattattttcaatgttttcACTGGTTTCAGGGCCATTAGAAGCCGCGGCGAAGTTGTTTCTCTTGTTTTGTTGAAATGTTAATCTTAGACATAACCTCAAAATATTGCGCGTGGGATAAAGCATTGTTCATAAAACAATAAGAATTCTCTGTTCACTAATTCattgttttagtttatttattgtactattaggctgatttatttatatttcactaaatacaaacaaaaaatatgaaatttaggTCATTGTTGTGACAGCGCTATTTGACAATTACTAGTGATGTGCCACGCCCGCGTGAATCGAAGTCGCGGCGATTCTAGTGGTGTAAAGTAAATCGATTAATCAAACGTTGTGTGATGTGAATGTTGTTAAAGCGAATCaaattgataaattatataatttaattatttagaaactacggaaataaacataaattcaCGTGAAAAAACGATTAATCGTAAATTAAACTTGTTATATGGAATTTCAATAATGCTTGTTATTTTGCACACTTGTCTAAACAAAGTGAACAGTATTAGCCAATACCTCGGTGTGAATACTTTACATGTGTTAGccaacttaaattattttgagtTTAATCATCTGATGGAGATATGGAGAAATTAATAGCAGTATTGcagatatatttattgtttttaaaatgtaagtttttttaacttgtatttGTCTGAAGTGGAGTTAtgtgttattaatttacttttttaaatttttaaggtCATTACTGCGAATCAGACATCGACGAATGCCAGGTGCCGAAGATTTGCAACAACGGAGTCTGTGTGAACGTCCCTGGGACGTATCAGTGTTATTGTAGGCCAGGTGGGTACTAACTACTTAATTGTCTATTGTTTTTTACTTCCGCagcttttgccattttgggaTTTTATTAGTATTCTTATGCACTTTTAATTAGGTGggtaaaaaatcaaaatattattttttatacgcATGAAAACTGTATCATATAAATGGTAAGGGTGAAATTCATCTTGGCCCGGTTCCGCTAATTATACCCGCATATTCAGAGTACGATCACCATGAATCCATAACATATTGCTTGTGGTTGCAGGCTACACGGGCGATAGTTGCGAGCAGGACATCGACGAGTGCCTGTCGGCGCCGTGCCGGCACGGGGGCTCGTGCCGCGACCTCGAGAACAACTTCGAGTGCGACTGCGCGGAGGGGTTCGAAGGTGAGGAG
It encodes the following:
- the LOC105397654 gene encoding nitric oxide-associated protein 1, whose amino-acid sequence is MLYPTRNILRLCLRLTFQQNKRNNFAAASNGPETSENIENNSKTKDFQTLFAKHKDKITWNSHLESEKLHTGYFKYYQKTIDAARKKQAREYYEKSLPPLPVALRYLVDQERLLKEDEVEPPTPEKAFQLPFASTTPIEDADTDDKPPEKPQKQATGVEQTEFDRSRLNQWMTNYEQFDDTKLEEDEDEATLDYEMSKQYGTADPSSGVTGVPCGGCGALLHCSDPAIPGYLPSEILKNCSLEEQSSVECQRCHFLKEYNIALDVNVQPEEYEKLLQSIRHVRSLVILMVDLLDYPCSIWPGIVDIIGTKRPIIVVGNKVDLLPGDSIGYLKRVRQSLVSELKKTKLGEANIKHVALISAKTGYGVESLVSAMFQLWLARGDVHLVGCTNVGKSSLFNALLQSDYCKVQAAALVRRATVSRWPGTTLNLLKFPINRPSGWKIHERTRRLRADSKLMKIENQIRREQVEGTSTPELPTLIGHIGRTFSDPRDFNEDYNTQEKRKRLGFNERDEMFAKSKWLFDTPGVIHPDQVLSLLTTEELLVTIPKKLIRPQTYYLFPGSTLFIGGLARIDFLECEEPCRFTIYCSDALPITVTRTEDADEIYDEFVGTELFGAPIGGAERLASWPGLQRREEALEFSGEGPKTCCGDVVLSSIGWVSVTAKQGSTCKVLAWTPEARGIHLRHPSLLPFAINLKGKRIRDTPAYMLGKVFIDDNYVTSSDSGK